Proteins encoded together in one Miscanthus floridulus cultivar M001 chromosome 16, ASM1932011v1, whole genome shotgun sequence window:
- the LOC136510604 gene encoding uncharacterized protein — MGTTRLSKVLMDWGSGLNILYTSTLDKMGIPRSSLCPSKAPFYRIMTGKEAVPLGHIRLKVTFGQPDNFCKGPHTFEVIDFPSVYHALLGRPCFAKFMAIPNYTYLKLKMPSPKGVITVEGSFEQVYYCEQDCIAQAAAVIAPCAPDSSGHNTEGASAEEAAKVAVVLDRPSIGEAPKASGDSGGSAGPSI; from the coding sequence ATGGGTACCACACGCCtttccaaggtgctgatggattgGGGGagcggcctcaacatactctacacTAGCACCCTTGACAAGATGGGCATCCCTCGGAGCAGCCTGTGCCCCAGCAAGGCGCCATTCTATAGGATCATGACAGGGAAGGAAGCTGTGCCCCTTGGGCACATCCGGCTTAAGGTCACCTTCGGCCAGCCAGACAACTTTTGCAAGGGGCCGCACACCTTTGAGGTCATCGACTTCCCTAGTGTCTACCACGCCCTCCTCGGTCGACCGTGCTTTGCTAAGTTTATggccatccctaactacacctacctaaagcttaAGATGCCTAGCCCGaagggggtcatcaccgtcgagggCAGCTTCGAGCAAGTCTACTACTGTGAGCAAGATTGCATCGCCCAAGCAGCCGCTGTCATCGCCCCCTGTGCTCCCGATAGCTCAGGCCACAACACAGAAGGGGCATCGGCGGAGGAAGCAGCCAAGGTAGCGGTAGTGCTTGACCGACCGAGCATCGGTGAGGCACCCAAGGCTTCTGGCGATAGTGGTGGCTCAGCTGGCCCCTCCATCTAG